One genomic window of Penaeus chinensis breed Huanghai No. 1 chromosome 35, ASM1920278v2, whole genome shotgun sequence includes the following:
- the LOC125044026 gene encoding early nodulin-75-like produces the protein MTLSSHHTAAPDITQSSQRDITTKTVSNDTTSHHTAAPDITQSSQRDITTKTVSNDTTSHHTAAPDITQSSQRTSPQKQSQMTPPVTTQPPLTSPITTQPPLTPPVTTQPPLTPPVTTQPPLTSPSHHTAAPDITQSSQRTSPQKQSQMTPPVTTQPPLTSPSHHTAAPDITQSPHSRP, from the exons ATGACACTATCCAGTCACCACACAGCCGCCCCTGACATCACCCAGTCATCACAAAGAGACATCACCACAAAAACAGTCTCAAATGACACCACCAGTCACCACACAGCCGCCCCTGACATCACCCAGTCATCACAAAGAGACATCACCACAAAAACAGTCTCAAATGACACCACCAGTCACCACACAGCCGCCCCTGACATCACCCAGTCATCACAAAGGACGTCACCACAAAAACAGTCTCAAATGACACCACCAGTCACCACACAGCCGCCCCTGACATCACCCA TCACCACACAGCCGCCCCTGACACCACCAGTCACCACACAGCCGCCCCTGACACCACCAGTCACCACACAGCCGCCCCTGACATCACCCAGTCACCACACAGCCGCCCCTGACATCACCCAGTCATCACAAAGGACGTCACCACAAAAACAGTCTCAAATGACACCACCAGTCACCACACAGCCGCCCCTGACATCACCCAGTCACCACACAGCCGCCCCTGACATCACCCAGTCACCACACAGCCGCCCCTGA